CCGACACCTCGCTCGTGGCGAAGGCGACGACGTTGAGCTTGTCGAGGTCCAGCCGGATCTTCCGCATCGATTCCTCCTGGTGGGATGGGACGTTACCGCGCGGCGCCCGGGCGCCTGGCGCGGTCAGACACAGTAGATCCCGGTGCATCCCGCGGTGCCGCACCCGTTGCCGCAGGTGCCGCCGACTTGGCAGGTTCCGACGTAGGCGTCGCAGGTGCCGCGCTGGCTGTAGTGGCCGTGCACGGTCCCGCGCGGCGCCTTCTCCGCCGCGTCGGCCTCGAAGGTCTCCACGTTCAGCTTCTCCAGGTCCAGCCGCATCTTGCGCATCGGGCAGTTCTCCGGTGAGAGAATGGATAAGGAAACGGAATGTAGAAAATAAGTCAGCAAACGCCATCTCGCATCCCCTGACTCGCCTCTGATGTCCTTACTGGAGCGACGTGGGGCTCAGGCAACCATGCGCATCCGATCCCGGATACAACCGTGCCGAGCGGCTGCGCCAAGGATGCTGTCTTCTACTCCACCGCGTTCCGAAAACGCACGTCAGCCGGAACAGAGCGAACTCCGCGCAGGCGGAGTGTGTGCCGTTGTAGCCGCGACTTGAGTCGCATCGTCCTACTCAGCACTCAGCACTGGAAGCGTCACGCCGCGAGCATCTCCGGCTCCTCCGCCTCCTCGGGCGTCTCGGCGCGGAGGCCCTGCTGCAGGCGCTCGCGGTCCAGCTCGCCGGTCCAGCGCGCGACCACGAGCGTGGCCACGCCGTTGCCGATGGTGTTGGTCAGCGCGCGTGCCTCGCTCATGAAGCGGTCGATCCCCAGGATCAGCGCCAGGCCGGCCACGGGCACGCTCCCCACCGCGCTCAGCGTGGCGGCCAGGACGATGAACCCGCTTCCCGTGACCCCCGCCGCGCCCTTCGACGTCAGCAGCAGCACGGCCAGCAGCGTGAGCTGGTGCGTCAGCGTCAGCGGCGTGTCGGTGGCCTGGGCGATGAAGACAGCGGCCATCGTGAGGTAGATGGCGGTGCCGTCGAGGTTGAACGAGTAGCCGGTCGGCACCACCAGGCCGACGACCGACTTGCTCGCGCCCAGGTTCTCCAGCTTGGCGATGAGCCGCGGCAGCACCGCCTCGGAGCTCGAGGTGCCGAGCACGATCAGCAGCTCTTCCTTGATGTAGCGCACGAAGCGGAAGATGCTGAACCCGTGGAGGCGCGCGATGACGCCCAGCACGACGAAGACGAAGAGGATGCAGGTGGCGTAGAAGCTCGCCATCAGCCCCGCCAGCGACGCCAGAGTACCGATCCCGAACTTGCCGATGGTGAACGCCATCGCCCCGAAGGCGCCGATGGGGGCCACCCGCATGATCATCCCCACCATCCCGAAGAGGACGGCGGAGACACGGTCGACCACGTCGTACACCAGCCGCCCGCGCTCGCCCAGCCGGTGCAGCGCGAAGCCGAAGAGCACGGCCACCAGCAGCACCTGCAGGATCTCGCCCTCCGCGAACGCGCCCACCAGGCTGTTGGGGATCACGTGCAGCAGGAAGTCCGTCGGCCCCTGCATCTGCCCCGGCTTCGTGTACGCGGAGACGGCGCCGGCATCCAGGCTCCCCGGGTTCACGTGCATCCCCGCGCCCGGCCGCACGACGTTGATCACCAGCAGCCCCACCACCAGCGCCAGCGTGGACACGAGCTCGAAGTAGAGCAGCGCCAGCCCGCCGGCCTTCCCCACCTGCTTCATGCTCTGCATCCCCGCGATCCCCGTCACCACCGTGCAGAAGATCACGGGGGCGATGATCATCCGCACCAGCTTCACGAACCCGTCGCCGAGCGGCTTCATGGCCGCGCCGGTGGCGGGCGCCAGCACGCCCAGGATCACCCCCAGCGCGATGGCGACCAGCACCTGGAAGTACAGCGAACGGTAGATGGGCCTGCGCGCCGATTCGGCCATGTGCGGACGGATTGGGGTGGAGATGGGGGATCGGGATGGCGAGATGGACTTCAAGGTGCGCTCCACGGCGCCACCACGCCACCACCGGCACAAACCGGATGCTTCTTCGTCGAGGTATGCGGCTGAAGCCGCGGCACCGCGAGTTTACTCGCATTGTCGAATATTCCCATCACGCAGGTGGGATCGCTCCCACACCGTCACGCCGGCTGCGCTTGTCGCGGTACGGGTGGTGCACAGGCGCGCGCGGCTGCCGCACGTGTCCCCATCCTCGCGCCGGACGAGCTCGGTTTGACGACGGAAGAACGCACGACCCATCGCCCGCTGGTGCTGGCCGCGCTGGTGCTGGCGATGTTCATGTCCGCCATCGAGAGCACCATCGTGGCCACCGCCATGCCCAGCATCGCCGCGGAGCTGGGCGGGTTCAGCCTGTACTCGTGGGTGTTCTCGTCCTTCCTGCTGATGCAGGCCGTCGCCATCCCCATCTGCGGCAAGCTCTCCGACATGGTGGGCCGCAAGCCGGTGTTCGTCGCCGGAGTGGTGGTGTTCCTGGCCGGTTCGGTGCTCTGCGGGATGGCGCCGACGATGGGGATGCTGGTGGCGTTCCGCTTCCTGCAGGGGCTCGGCGCGGGCGCGCTCCAGCCGGTGATCGTCACCCTGGCGGGCGACCTGTACACGCTCGAGGAGCGCGGGCGCGTGCAGGGCTACATCTCGGGCGTGTGGGGATTCTCGGCCATCGCGGGACCTCTGGCGGGCGGCTTCATCGTGCACGGCGCGGGATGGCCGTGGATCTTCTGGATGAACCTCCCTTTCGGCATCGCCGCCATCGCGCTGGTGACGCTGAACCTGCACGAGCGCGTGGAGGCACAACGCACCGCCGTCGACTACGGCGGTGCCGCGCTCCTGCTGGCCGCCGTCGGCGCGCTGATGGTGGCGCTGACGCAGGCGGGCACCTGGCCGGCGTCCGCGACCGTGCCGCTGCTGGCCGCTTCGGCGCTGGCGTTCGTGCTCTTCGCCCGGCAGGAGCGGCGCGCGCCCGACCCGCTGATGCACCTGGAGCTGTGGACCACGCCGCTGATCCGCTACGCCAACCTGGCCGCGCTGGCCTCGGGGATGATGATGATCGGCGTGATCACCTTCCTCCCCACCTTCGTGCAGGGCGTGCTCGGCGGCGCGCCGCTGGAGGCGGGGTTCACGCTCTCGGCGATGGTGGTCGGCTGGCCGCTCGCGTCGTACGTGGCGGGACGGCTGCTTGTCCCCGTGGGCGTGCGGCGGCTGGTGCGCGCCGGCGGCGTCGCCGCGGTGGCGGGGACGCTGCTGATCGCGCTGCTGGCCACGCGCG
The nucleotide sequence above comes from Longimicrobium sp.. Encoded proteins:
- a CDS encoding dicarboxylate/amino acid:cation symporter — protein: MAESARRPIYRSLYFQVLVAIALGVILGVLAPATGAAMKPLGDGFVKLVRMIIAPVIFCTVVTGIAGMQSMKQVGKAGGLALLYFELVSTLALVVGLLVINVVRPGAGMHVNPGSLDAGAVSAYTKPGQMQGPTDFLLHVIPNSLVGAFAEGEILQVLLVAVLFGFALHRLGERGRLVYDVVDRVSAVLFGMVGMIMRVAPIGAFGAMAFTIGKFGIGTLASLAGLMASFYATCILFVFVVLGVIARLHGFSIFRFVRYIKEELLIVLGTSSSEAVLPRLIAKLENLGASKSVVGLVVPTGYSFNLDGTAIYLTMAAVFIAQATDTPLTLTHQLTLLAVLLLTSKGAAGVTGSGFIVLAATLSAVGSVPVAGLALILGIDRFMSEARALTNTIGNGVATLVVARWTGELDRERLQQGLRAETPEEAEEPEMLAA
- a CDS encoding MDR family MFS transporter, translating into MTTEERTTHRPLVLAALVLAMFMSAIESTIVATAMPSIAAELGGFSLYSWVFSSFLLMQAVAIPICGKLSDMVGRKPVFVAGVVVFLAGSVLCGMAPTMGMLVAFRFLQGLGAGALQPVIVTLAGDLYTLEERGRVQGYISGVWGFSAIAGPLAGGFIVHGAGWPWIFWMNLPFGIAAIALVTLNLHERVEAQRTAVDYGGAALLLAAVGALMVALTQAGTWPASATVPLLAASALAFVLFARQERRAPDPLMHLELWTTPLIRYANLAALASGMMMIGVITFLPTFVQGVLGGAPLEAGFTLSAMVVGWPLASYVAGRLLVPVGVRRLVRAGGVAAVAGTLLIALLATRGAIGAGAGSFLLGVGLGFLSTTTLVAIQASVTWRQRGVATASNMLMRILGNALGAALFGGVLNWGMSRWLARTGLRGRESLDSIQDLMAREAPRAAPLAPEVMALLREGLSHSLQIVFWGIALIAAATLAAALRIPELERPSDEPVAES